CAAAGAATCAGAACAGAAAAGAATGCAGTTAACACTAAAGTTATTATGGGTATCTTTTGCCCATGGAGGAATCACAAAGCAGGGTTCAGGATTTTCAGAACCTCAAAGGTTGACATCTGGACATAGCAAACTTTCCACAATGATGGAAAAGCTCTATAATTTCTGTTGTCCAGTAGTCAAATGTGGCtagtgagcacttgaaatgtggccagtgtgaCTGAGCAACtaagttttaaatgttattgactttaatttaatttaaatgtaaatagcctCACTTGGCCAGTGGCTGCCATTGTGGATAGTGCAGCTCTAGAGTATGAGCTCCGTgaagacaagattttttttttcttttttgttcactgATAAATCATATTGCCTAAAACAATGCCTGGTatgtagtaaatgctcaataaatgtcatctTTCTGTAGATAGTCAGAAGTGCCTGTCAAGAGAGTGCTGATaaacagggaactattttcaataccttgtagtaggctataatgaaaaataatatgaaaaggagtatgagtatatatatatatatgcataactgaatcactatgctgtacaccagacattaacacaacatcgtgaattgattatacttcaattgaaaaaaagagagtGCTGGTAAAAAGAAGGGTCCATAACTGACTGTTCATTGCCTCAAGTTAGGAGTACCTATATTTTTGGGGAAGCCATACAGAGCCATTTACTGACTAAGTGCCAACAGGTGAAAATATATCCAACTGTCTGCCCTTCCTAGAATGTGATGCCCTAATTGTGTCCAGTTCTGGACACCAGAAGCTAAAAGGAACATAGAAACTTCAAGAGGAATCAAGAACCACAGAGCTGACAAAAGAGGAGAGAATTCCTATGAGGAAGAACTAGAGAAGTTCTACTGTTACTCCAGTGAGGCAGCTTGGAGTAGGTAAAGGGTAATGATGCAGAGGCTTTGGTGACTTCTCTCCAGTTCCGTCAAGAAGATGAGTAAACAGAGTTCTACTGCAGCCTCCTTAATTTAAGTCAGATCAGGAGGTTATTCAGACATTAGGGAGAAGTTGGACTATCGCCTTtctggatgatttttaaaatggagacaattCTCATTTGTCTGAACTGAGCCTCCTGGAAATGGAAAGGTGGCCATTATGACCTTTAGAGAGGGGTCAGTGGCTCCAGCATGGAGAAGATCTGCCAGGCCAAGCAATGCAAGGCGGGGCAGTGGCACCGGACACCACCCAGGGGCAGAGCACAGCTGCTGGCAAGCCCAGCCAAGAGCACACTGATAGCATTACCCCCAGAGAGTGAGAGAATTACAGAGCAGGAAAAGGCCTCCTTTGGATTGCCTGCTCCaaacccctcattttacagatgagaaaactaagtctCAGAGAGCAGAATGACTTATTAGAAATCACCCAGTTAGTTAGTGACAGGGCCAGGACAAGAATCCGGAGTTCTAGACTCCTAATGCAGGTCTCTTTTCACTCCACAACACTGTCAAGCATTAGCAAAATAATGTACACACAACTCTATTCTATAAACTCTGGATGCTGGACTGGGATGTGAATTAGCTGCCTTCTAGGTACTTAATGTCCAAGATAGCAAGTCACAAAGAAACATGCAGAAAATGAACAATTAACAGAATAAGCTCACTGCTCAATACAAATGATTACATCATGTACAAGTGAATGGTAAGCGCACAGGAAACGGGGCCTGAACAGATGACATGGGAGGATAGAGATTTCAATTTCTCACCTCCTTTTCTAACCAAAGTGTGTTTTCccagaaagaaatttgaaaatcataGGATGAGGGAATTTCATTTCACTCAAGACAGGAGGTTTAGTAAAATGTGATGAAAGGTGAAGAGGAAAACAATTCAAGTGATCTGAAACACCTCTGGTTCTTAACACTGAGAAATGGCAGCATCTGCAGATTATAAAGGGAAACACCACTGGGGAAGTAGCAGAGGCTGATAAGGCAAGTGGAGGATACTTTTCTCTGGGCTTAAGCCAGGGCTGCTGGCATCGACCCAGCCAAAGGAAAGGTGCCTTTGGGGGAAGGGGGTTAGCTGGCGGTACCGTGGGACAGCAGCACGGCCCTTACTCCCTTGCTCCTCTGAAGGCTCGGCAGAAGTTGTTCCCTCCAGCTGTACCTCCACTGAGGCAGGAAGCCACTGGAAGTTAAGACGAAGGCAATGACAAGATTCAAAGATGGCTTCgaagaagaaatgcaaagaatTCCATGCATGCCTGATCTAGGTTGGCGCAGGGGAACCTATTTCTAGGGTGCCTCTCCCTTGGGGAGGAAACTCAAGCCCAACTTTGAGTTAGAAGTTTCCAAAGCCTAAATTGCTGTGTGTTAGTCATCATCTTAAGGAGGCTACCTGTGGTCCCCAGTGTCACATCCAATGAGGAGACCTGGAAACTGCCCGTTTTCTCCCCTTCATCTCCCTCCCAGGTACCACTCAAAGTCAACCTTGTTCATTTGGCTATTTGGCCCAGCACCCTGTACAGTGAACACAGCACCCTGAGGCTGGGAGACCCATGGAAGCCATGGATCCCGGGTCTGGAGGGACTTTGATTAAAGGAACTCCTGGCCTCTCCCTATATCTGCATCTGCTGAGAGTCAGAGGGCAGTTCTGAAGGGACAGACCTTGGCCAGTTAAGGCCTTCTGACTCTCAAAGGGGCTTCACTCTCCCTCAGCTCTTTGCTATTTTCGCCTTCGGGTCCTGCGGCTCCTACAGCGGGGAGACAGGAGCAACGGTTCGCTGCAACAACGAAGCCAAAGACGTGAGCGCCATCCTTGTTTCATTCGGCTATCCCTTCAGGTGAGCGGGGATTGATTCTGACTCCACGTAGCCTCTCTCACGGGATTGGCAGGACTTGCTTGGTCTCTTTCTTCTCTAGAAACCTAAAGACCTTCTGTTGTGTGCCACTCCAGCTTCAGATAGAATTACAAGGCTTGGGTCCTTCCTGCCCTTTAGGAATTTCAGACACACTAGCCAGAGAGAAATATAAGGGAAGCTCAGCTGAATCCTTGTGATAATAATGTTGCAGTCCATGGATAACCAATTGTAGGTAACATCAGCTCCTACAGAAAGAACCTGTGCAGTGTGGGGTGGAGGCTTATAGGAGTCTGGGCAAGTTGGGCAGGTCTCTTTGACcctcagcagcctcctccctgccttgaaGGTAAGGAAACTCATCAGTACTTAGATCCTAAAGAGCCGATGGGGGAGGCTGACCTGTATCACTAGCGTACAAGGAGGCGCAGCTTGACCAGGAGGTAGAAGAGAGTACCTTTCCTGGGTATTTGGGAACTTAGGAAGGGGGAGCTGGAGTGTTCAGAGGAGAACAGAGACAGGGCACACCTTTTCAGAAATTTCTAATGGCAGCAGCCAAGTTAGATTAGCTGTCTGTGTAAATAATagggtgtttgtttttctttcttgattttgtCCAGTGTAGTCCCGTTGGGGGACCTAAATAAGGCGTGAGAATGGGTGATCCCAATCTTAACTTGGCTACTGTGGACCTCTGCTTTCCCAGGGTCAGAATGAAGCTGATTTCCCTGATGGTTTGGCAACCTGAAATAGAACAACTGTATATATTGTGGTTGTGCCTTAAAGGGTCCTGGAGATACTTGGAAATACAGGATCACTGTATCTGGGGAGGGTGGATGAATGTGGGGTGGTGGCTAAGTGGGAGCCTGGGTTTGACCAGAATTTCAGGGAAATTCCTGTCTTGACTTCAAGGTTCCCTTCAGAAACTTTCCTCCCTACATGCCCCTTTCTTGGCTCTGTAAGGGTCCTTGGGTGAGAACTGGCACAGGACtgctctggggctgggacagCCCGCTGCCTCCACAGGGAGAGGATTGCCCTGAGCTCAGGATGGGCTCCCTGCCACCTGCAGGTTGAACCGGGTCCAGTATGAGATGCCCCTCTGTGATGAGGACTCCACCTCCAAGACCATGCACCTCATGGGGGACTTCTCTGCCCCCGCCGAGTTCTTCGTGACCCTGggcatcttttccttcttctacaCCATAGCTGCGCTCATCCTCTACCTGCGATTCCACAAGCTTTACACGGAGAATAGGCGCTTCCCGCTGGTGGTGAGTGGGCATGGCCAGGAGGGATGGGTGGAGACACTGAGGAAATGCACGCTCCTGGGCTGAGGACAAACAAGGTAGCTTTCCTGGGTCCCGGACACCCACGTGCGAACCTCCTCAATCTCCCTGCCAGCCCTTTGGTGTTGGTCCCTTCAGGTCCTGTGGCTCCCACAGTTCCTAGGGCCAGTGGAAGGCTCATGTCTCAGGACTCTGCCTCCACCAACCTCCCATCGCGAGCTCTGCTCATGGGAGGCATGGTAGCATCAAGAAGCAGGCTCTCAgcagggaggggatagctcagtggtagagtgcctgcctagcatgtgtgaggtcatgggttcaatccccagtgcctccagcaaaatgaatgaataaacctgaTTATTTACCCCtcctaaaataaatacaaagaagcaggctctggagtcagatgacctgggttcaaatcccagcactgTCCCTTACTAGCTAGCTGTGTGCTCTttacaagttacttaacttctctaaatatcagtttcctcaactataaaatgggaataaaaaataTCTAATAGTGTTTTGGAAGGCTAAAATGAATATGCATGTAAACTCTCTGGTATATTGTTAGCCTCTATAAGTGctagctattattaatattatttcccCTTTACCTTTTCCTTATCCCAGGCATGTAAGGTGGAAAGGGTGCCTTAGGGGACCCCATTTATCTCCTACAGTCTGCCCTCACTCTGCCACCAGTTGTAACTGAACAATGGTGATCAAAGgaaaggctgggggcagggggagagtggAGAGTTTAGGCTACTTGGGTTTGGGGGTACTTGTACATTGTTACCTGACCTGTTCTGAGGGCATGGGCAGGGTTATCCCTGGGTGGCAGGATTCTTTTGTTGGCAGTGAACAGAGTCCCCAGGATGATCGGGGCTCCCTGAAGCTCTAGGTGTTGGGTAGGATGGGAAGGGGCAGCTGTCCTGGGACCCCAGGATCCCAGTTTGttacagcaaaaggaaaagaagtgcaAAACCATGGGGGCCTTTCTGATTGTGtttcctgtccctctgctcctcccaggaCTTCTGTGTGACAGTCTCCTTCACCTTCTTCTGGCTGGTAGCTGCAGCTGCCTGGGGCAAGGGCCTGACTGATGTCAAGGGGGCCACACGGCCCTCCAGCCTGACTGCAGCCATGTCCGTGTGCCATGGAGAGGAAGCAGTGTGCAGTGCCGGGGCCACACCCTCCATGGGACTGGCCAACATCTCCGTGGTGAGACCTGTGGCCACTGAAGGGGTCTGGGGGAGGCAGCAGTATCCCAGCTGCCTAGGCCTGTCACAGCAGCGCCTAATGCTTCCCCTGCACCTAATGCTGGCTGCTGGCCCCTGGCTGACCCTGAGGGAATAGGGGAACCCAAGAGTCACTTAGCCTCCAGTTCCTTCCTCCTGCACTCTGCTGCccatttccctcccttttccccacctccAGGCATGCTCTCTGTGACCACCTCCCACTTCTCCTGCCTCTATGCAGTATGGGTGTGACTATACATATGAGCAAGTGAAGGGAAGAACATGGGGTTGTGGCCAGGCTCAAAGCTGGGAGCAGACCCCAAGTGAGTGAGAAGGGGTTCACTGTCATTCAGGCCTCCAGACTGGAAAAGGGCCTTGGGCACTGGTGGGTCCAGCTGGTACGCACGTGTTTGGCCGCTCCAGTTGTTAGGACATCGAAATATCTCCATAGCAGTTGGTAAATAGCTAGGGCCTCGAGCTTCTCAAATGCCATCATCCCAGCCACCTCAGCCCTGCCCTGAAAATGGCCTGAACCTCCCTAAGGCCCAGCAACTGAAAGGTTTAATGGCTGGCACACCAGGGAGCCTTCTAGACCTTGCTGGAACCCTGCTGATAGGTTTTACCCACCCCCTCCAACATTTTACTGTATAAATGTTCACACAAACAGCagagttgaaagaattttacaatgGACACCCACACACTCATCAGCTAGACTgtaccattaacattttactagACTTGCTTTATCACTTATCTGTCTGCCTCTCCTCATCTatcaatccatcttatttttaatgcatttcaaaGTTAATTGCAGACATTAGAACACTTCCCCCTAAATAACTCCTGctgatgtgtttttaaatatttttgaataaatatttggatATAGCCGGCTGGGTCGCTGCCCTAGGGAAGGAGCACCTTGGACagctctggccccacccacccagaGAAGGCTCTCTGGGAACAGGGTCTGCTTGAGCTGTGGGAGGGCCCTTGCTCCTTACTGTGCTTTGCACAATGCTCTGCTCCAAGAGCCAGATTCTTTTAGCAGCCAAGCCATAATTTAGGTCCATGCTGTGGGCAGAGTTATACACTTTCACTAGAGAGCCCCTCAGTGGGTGATGGCCTTAAACCCAACCTCTATATCCAgttctctgtctctcagtcttTCTAGCCCTCTGTGCTTCTCCCGGCCCCCACACCCAGGCACTCCCCATCCCTGTTCCCACGATGCCCTCCTTCCTAGTCTCACAAACTCCCCTGATGTCTTTGCAGCTCTTTGGCTTTATCAACTTCTTCCTGTGGGCCGGAAACTGTTGGTTTGTGTTCAAGGAGACCCCATGGCATGGGAAGGGCCAGGACCAGGGCCAGGGTGCCAGCCAGGAGAGCGAAGCTGAACAGGGAGCGGTGGAGAAGCAGTAAGCAGCCCCCACCCAGCTACTCCCGAACAGGACAGCACCTCTTCAACCACCTCCGGCTTCCTGgacctccttcttcttcctcctccaactcccctcccccatcattCTGGGCTTTGAGCTTTGAGACGCCTTCAACGGACTGGGCAGGCATCAGCTGTCGGAAACCTGGGCAGCCCTGCCAGTGGCTTCCTATCCCTCCTCTTGCTGGAGCCCCGGATGGCAGGAGCTCAGTGCTTCTTGTCTACTGCGTGGACTCAGGCATCTTACTTGGGGTCTTACTTGTCCCCTCACAGCCTCTGAGAACCAGCCTCTGCTGCAGGCAAGGTTGGGGTCAGGAGACCTGAGACTGGTTCCTAGCAGCCACTTCTATCAATCTGTCCAGCTTCAATAAAagtagggggagggggaattggctggcagccttctccctgctcccctgcatGGAGGGCCCACCAGTGGTTTAGCAACCCCTCTTCAATGGCTGTCATCAAGCTCCCATGTCTACACTGACCTCCAGTCAGTCTGAGCTCAGTCTGCTCCCCACTCTCTGGCCTCTGTTTGCCCACAGAGCCCATCACTTGAGAACCCAGGGGGCGAGCTAGCCAAGAAAATAGCCTTTCAAAGGGTCTCAGATGAAGCCTAGACTCAGTGGGGAGCAGATGAATTGCAACTGAGTTGCAACTTCAAGAAACAAGCCAGGAAACTTGCTGGGGAATCAGTTTTTTCTATTCCCTTAGTCTTCCCACCCCTTCAGGCTGGGGCACTTTCCACCAACACTATAAACTCATACTTGCCCTAGAAACAAACTCCTTACCTTCCTCCCGGTGCTCCTTCTTGGGCTTGGTCCCACACTTGGAACACAAGATGAGGGGTCTAGGAGCATCTCCATTtcagcccttcccacctccaacctctgtccatctcccttccccagcctcttggGTCTGAGGCATTCAAGATCCTTTTTGAAGTCTGTCCAGGCCTTCCTTTCATTCCTGTGGAGCCAGATAGGGGCTTTGGAAGGGTTAAAGAAGGACCATCATGAGTCTAAGTTGCCCCAGAGCCCCAggacatggatggatggatgggcccATTTCTTCCTCACTCTCTGCTCGTTTTTTTCCCACCCTACTCCTTCTCTGGCCCCAGTTTCATACTTCCCCTTCTCACCTTCATGAAAAAACATGCCCTCTCCCTCCGCCCTCCATTCCTCCCCTGCTTCCTCATTTCTCCCAGGCTCTAGCCCCTCTACACCCCACCCCAGTCCAGGGCAGGCCGATGCTATTGGTGCTTCTTCACTTCGGGACCCAGCTCCATATTTGTCTTTGGTGTGTCTCCTCTTCCTGACACCTCCTTCAGTCCCTCTCTGGACCCCAGGGCCTAAAGAGTCATTGCTGACTGGATAAGGGCCATCTGTCTCCCACCCAGCTCCAAACACTTTGGCCTGCCCTGGCCATAGTGCTGCCCAGGGATGAATGAAGGAAGAAGAATCTGGCCATTTTCCAATCCAGTGCCAATTAGCCCGCTTATCATCCCAAAGGTGAATGTGCCCTGTGCCAGCCTCTCCTCAGGACTGAGTCAACCCCTCCGACCTCCTCACCTCTGAAGCACCACCCACAGTAACGTGTGCATTACTGGGCTACCCAGGTGGCAGGACCTTTGACTTCAGGCCAATCATTTCTTCTTTGGGTCAGAGTTTCCCCACTTGAGAGGGGATGTGAGATTTACATCTTCAAATGCTCCAGAGTCCTTCAGTGAAAAATTGGGTGTTccgttttgtttttgagatttggGGGGAAGGGATTTGAGGAGGGAAGATAGGAGATGGGATGAGAGTGTTTCTAAATCTGAACCTCTCTCTGTCCTATGCTGTCCCCACGGTTACTCAAGGACAAGGGGGGACAATTTTACCTACAGCCCCAGAGACACAGAACAAAGGGGTGACCTTCATTTTTTGTCAGGCTGGCCCCTGTGAGGGTCTGTGAGCAGCTTCTACTGGAACTGTGTTTGGATTCTGTGTACGTATTTATAATTCATCTGAAATGTGATGGATAATGTGTTCTCATTTGAGGGCTGAAGTTACTAACTGGCCCTTTAactagggaaagggggtgggtgggtaggcACTCCTGCCAAGGACTCGTAGCCCAGAACTCTCCCTAGAGCAGAGAAGGTTCTTTCTCCTCTTCAAGAGGCTGGCTTGTTCTCAGCCAGAAGAGCCTTGATTTAGGCTATGGCCCCTCTCTCCATGGCCACCCTAAGAGGAAAGGCTATTTCACCTCATTACCTCCAGAGGGCTGGACTGGGCCAAATGCCGAGGGCAGGGCTGTCCTCATAGGACTCATGTCCCCTCCAACCAGGGCTGGCAGTACCACTTTACCTAGTGGGGCCTGAGGTAGGAAAAggtgtctggtttctcagctgctGCAGGAGTCCAACTGGCAGGGCACTTGTCCTTTGCCCTGGTAAACTCTGACCCTGCCAGAGTGCCCACTTAGGACCTTTCCTGAACATGAGTTCGCACCACCATCATGGTCATAGGTGTTCTACTTCCGGGATTGCAGatcaggggttgggggagaatgTTGCATGTTGTTTTCTGGTGCTTGTCATACCTTTGAATAAACAGTGCTTCAAGCATTTGCCATGAAGGAGCCAAGACCGGAACCCTtctggggatttttttcctctccctccccttgctTTAAGTTCTTGGAGAAATATCAGCATTTCCACTAAAACATCATTCCACTCCTCCCCACGCTGCACCCCCCAGCAACTAAGTCTGCACTCCTCTCTACTCTGCAACCCCCAGCAACCAAGTCTGTAGGCTGAGGAGTTGTTCGTGGCAGGCCCTAGTCTGGTGACATCTTTTTTGGTGGCACCAATCAGTCCAAACCAACTGAGACTCATTAGTAAATTTAGAGCAAACTCAAAAGGTGAGAGAGAATGGCTTCCACAATACTGTTTCCATTTGCTCCCCTACCATCTGTGACCTAGACCAGCTTCCTGTCAGGAGCTGAGGGCCACATGCTTTGCCCTATTAACTATAAAGGTTCTTGTTGAACAAACTTGCACCTCTGTCCCTCTTCTGACAGAGAGTCAAATGCTACATTTACATTCCCTAGAAAAATACACGGGTACAATATTACATTCAATGTCACCAGGTTCCTGGGAATCATCCTAGGGGAATCATCTATGGTTCTCAGGGTAAGAATCTCTGTCCTCAGAGGTTATTCTTGAAGTACTTAAACTTTTCCTGggtgaaaatgagaagaaaatctgAGGTCTTGAACTCACAAATCTTGACTTATTTGCTTCCAATTTGTTTTCCCCTTTGATGTAGGAATTAATATGGGGTGAGGTGTGAGGGGttgaggagggaaaagagaattAGTATCTTTTCTGACGTGATCGGATGGGGGCCAGGCTTTTGTCTCTTGGTTGTGTTAGGGTGGGAAGGAATGTTACCAGCTAAGAATAAGAAAGAGGTGGATGATTAAGGTATTTTCCAGGCCTTAGCAAGGAAAATGACAGATGAAATGACAGAGAAATCTCCCTCTGCCGAGGCACTGGTAGCAGCCCTTCCAGCAGGGAAAATATTCAttagaaaaagaagccaaagtGATGGATGGAGTCAGGGTCCAGCCAGGGTTTGGGAAGAGGCGGTACAGGGTATCGATTGTAGTTCTCAGGAGGAGAGACGAATCAGCAGATATGCTGCAAATACCAGCAGCCTCGGGGCCACCCCAGTTCCGGGGCTGGCTCTGGCTCTGAGATA
This region of Camelus ferus isolate YT-003-E chromosome 9, BCGSAC_Cfer_1.0, whole genome shotgun sequence genomic DNA includes:
- the SYPL2 gene encoding synaptophysin-like protein 2, whose protein sequence is MSSTESTSRTADKSPRQQVDRLLVGLRWRRLEEPLGFIKVLQWLFAIFAFGSCGSYSGETGATVRCNNEAKDVSAILVSFGYPFRLNRVQYEMPLCDEDSTSKTMHLMGDFSAPAEFFVTLGIFSFFYTIAALILYLRFHKLYTENRRFPLVDFCVTVSFTFFWLVAAAAWGKGLTDVKGATRPSSLTAAMSVCHGEEAVCSAGATPSMGLANISVLFGFINFFLWAGNCWFVFKETPWHGKGQDQGQGASQESEAEQGAVEKQ